The Triticum aestivum cultivar Chinese Spring chromosome 6D, IWGSC CS RefSeq v2.1, whole genome shotgun sequence genomic sequence TTCAGTCGGTCCTTGGTTCAGCACCTCTAAACATCCAATTCAGGAGGGCATTGATTGGCAATAAATGGATGGGGTGGCTCCATTTAGTTCTTAGGTTGATGTTGGTCAACTTGTCTTATGTGCCTGATAATTTTAGATGGATACTAACTACAAATGGGATGTTTGCTGTCAAGTCTATGCATGAAGATCTTATCAATACGGGGTATGTGTTCCATAGGAAGCATATTTGAAAGATCAAAGTACATTTAAAGATAAAAAAATATGTGGTTTTGTTTAGAGGGAGGTGATCCTCAGTAAAGATAATTTGGCTAAACGAAACTAGAATGGATGTAAGTTTTGTTTTTGTGATCAAAGGAAATAATTCAACATCTTTTTATTTCCCGCCCTTTCATGACTTTGATTTAGTTCATGTTGAATATAATTTGTCACCCCCAACAAGTATCCTAAATATGTTTGGAAACTAGTTGATTGGTATCAACAAAAAAGCTTAAGGGTCATATTTGTATGGGTTTGTTCCTTACTTTGGGCAACTTGGGATTGCCGAAATGACTGTGTTTTAATAGGTCTCGCTCTATTAacttttgcaggttatcttcagggccgtTACATTGGTCCGTATATGGTCATCACTTTAGCGTGGAGACGCTGGGGGAGTTCATGGCCTTAAGTGCAACCGTCTGAAGATGGTTGCACAGGCGCTATTCAACCAATTTGGCTGACATGTCAGTAATAGATTATGTGTTTAAGTCATGTAACCTTTCTATGGTACCGACCGGTTGTGTTCTTTTTTGTATTTTGTCGTTTTAGTTGATATTGTCTACTTATCAAATCTCTTCATTTTCATttaataaagatggttgtgtgcatcatgatGATGTAGAGACTAGAATCTCCTCTTTTCGAAAATGAATTGTATTACAATCATGAAATAAGAAATTGCCTCACTCGCAaaaaaaaaggaaataagaaattgCCTAAAGGAATAATTTTCGAATTTTCAACGCAGTCGGGTTCGCATGCGTGACACAAAATCTGCTCTCAGCCACATGATATCCTTTTAAGGATAGCTCCTGAGAAGGCTAATCGCGTTTTGCACCTGCACTGCATCCACCCGAGGATCAGTGATGAGCGATGTTATTATGCTTCTCAAATCCCTTTTTGTTTTCCAAATTCGATAACGAAGGCAGGAGAATCTTGGTGTGCCCCCACTTGAACTGACTCTTGGCGCCAACAAGAGTCCCCTTTTGGTGGAGTGCAGTGCAGTCCATGATCTGAGGTTGGATATATATGCTGATGGGTTGATGCCAACTGCTGGGATGGAGTTCAAGTAGCAGGGCTCTCTCGGGGGTGATCAGTGATAACCAGCTAAAGTTGAGAATGCCTTATCTGCCGCATGTGCTTACGCGTTTTACTGTGGCTGTGGGTTATTAATATCTTCCTGGTTACGTACATAGCGTAGTGCAGGAGCTTTAGAAGTCTCTCGAGATGCTCCAAATTGACTGGATTTCTCTAGGATGCTCTGGTGCTTTGGcattacaatacaagttaaatataGTGACAAAAAAGAAGAATTGCAATATCTGGCGAACATTCGCTGCTTAGTTGTATGAGGTTGACAGTTTCTTCAGAAAATACGACAATTTCTGAAAAGATGAGAAAATTTGCGACAAAAAAAGGAGGACcaataagggcctctttgatttgcaggattttggaAACACATGAATAAGAAAAGTATAGGATTGAAGTGGCAATGCCCACTTGGATTCTATAGGATTAGCAATGAGTTTTTGATGCCATAGAAAaaacaaaggaattgtaaaaagaTGTTGGAATGGATGTTAGATTTCCTGTtaaatgtagtacaaaagatttcATAGGAAAAAAATTCCTATGAGATCCAATCGTATGAATGAAAAGTCCAATGTATTTTTTTCCTAATGATTCCAACCCTCCAAAAATCTTAtggaattcctttgaatcaaaggagccctaaaaTTGCCACAAAAAAAGTTTGCTTGTCATCCCTCTCTCAGCTGAGGTTCACCAGTTATCATtatcaaaaagaaaacaaatatgaCTTTTGTATCTCTTTTTCAAAAAAAGAGGGTACAACCCTCAAACCGCACGTATTTCTAACATACTCACCATGTGGGGAAAAAGAGTCAACTAAAGTATTTAGTGTGGACCTCTCCAAACTCAACACAGACACCGTAAACGTAATAACAGGGCAAATGGCAATTGATCATCATCACCATGCATGATTGATCCATGGACCCATTGTTTCGTTGGGTTGGCGCCATTGTTTCGTGCCGAACTGCATTTCTTTGAGCTGCTTTTCGAGTTCAACACGGAGACTCCACCTACATGCTGGCTGCTGCATATGCTCCGTGGACGGACGGCCCCCATTAGTTTACGGCTTGCTGTATCATTATTATTCTCCTTTTAGCGAATCCTAATCAAGATGAGACGATGGAGCCACACCTGCGCCACCCACAGGTAGCCCCACGTACCACACGTCCACACCCGGTCGTTTTCATGGGCACATCCACACTCCCACCCGCATCCATCTAGCCAACCGGGTTTCCCCAAACCCAGATGCCAACACTCCAGCCCACACCTCGACATCCAAATCATTCATGGTTTGGCGTTGTCCCACATCATCCAGACGAGAAGagagttttttcctttttctttttgaaagAAAGGATGACCTCCAACCTCCGCATCTGGGAGAAACACGATCAGAGTGCAAATGCCAAGGGCAAACTCCCGTTGTAAATCGTCTAGAAGCTCCCATGGGCCCATACGCTGGATGAACCTGACAACTTCTTGAAACCTTACTTTCTCATGTTTAGATTATTAGATAATCatgcaaaaaaagagaaataataatAACTTGACAAATGCTCACACCCATATCACACGCCAAATCTTCATCCACAAGTACTGGCAGAGATTCTTTATTAACTGCCACAACTTCAGCACCACCTCCGGAATCATTTCGTTTTCTGCAGTCCTATCACCTTTCGCGAATTCCTCTTCATCTATTTGACGAAATTGTACTTCGAATGGGACCTATCCAGTATGGAACGGCCATAACCTAGTTACCATCCATGATGTGCACATTCTAACATTCCACAGGTTGTTTTCATGAAAACAAATAAGAAAAATCTATATATGTCGGCAAAAACAGAAAAAACTGTATGCCTTCATCTTGTTTGACAAGTAAGAACAATTACTGCCTGATAATATATCACTAGGTAAAAAATAACAAATACGCTGTAAATGTGCAGGAGAGAGCAATGTCCAGTTCTCAAATAGAATCATGATACCAAAAAAGGAACATAAATAGTTTGGCTTTATGGGCAAACACGCGATTCCAAACTGTTGATACTGCAACAGGAGTGCTCAGTGAGCAGATCATATAAGCTAGATAACAACAAGGAGTATAATTAGATAAGACCACACAAAAAGTACATAATCCAAAAAGTAAGAGCTTGATGAAAATGACTAGTCAGAAGGGAACCGATTCACTGATTGCAATCTAAAAACTGACTATGGTCCACAGGATATTAACCCTCGAACTTTATAATTTAGCCACAGTTGAGCAGAAAATGATTAATAATGTGGCTGACAAACAGATTGGATTTGAACAGAACTCAAACTTTCTCCAACATTACAATCAGCACGACCCCATACATGAATGATACTGCCCATGTGAGGCCGGTATTATCCATGGCATTACGAATAATGGCGGCGTCGCTCCACCGGCTCATTATGGGATGCACTCCCTCTGCAAGTCACCATTCTCCAACAAGAAGAAAGAAGCCAGATACATCATACATAGTTGAAAGATGCAACGAGAAATGGGGCGGTAGACACATGCATGCACATGCGCGCAAGGACCGCCACTTCATCACTCCCCGCTCTCACATGGTCACCTGTGATAATGAGAGATTAGGAACACAAGAGGACATGAGAAAGAGGCTGCAGCACTGGATGGGAGAATGCTCAATTATCCAGAAAAGCAACTGGCTCAAGATACAACAGTTACTAACAAAAATCATTCCTAAATGACAAGTGGCACACGCGTGGCACGAAGCACTCTGGCCCTAACGTTTTTACAACTAAAATTGTCATCGGAAAAGAAAAGAATTGGAACTTGCCATCCGAAAAGAGATTGCCATGTTTGACTACTAAAGTTGCCTTCCTCGTGTTactaaacttgccataaaaaacGTTTGGAGTTGCCATGTGTTTGTGTCGCGCGTGTGACACTTAATTTCAACCTATTATAGCACACCGCAATGGAATTGCAATGTGCTACAATAGTTTCAAATTTTAATTAATCACTTTCGAGACAGTGTCGAACAGGACTTtgcaaaatttatcagagatttgTGACACCGTGCCAATTTAGCACAACGGGTTAGTTGGATAAGATTTAGGGAAGTTCCAAGCGTGGAGATTAGAGAAGGTGCTGGGTGATCAAAGGCACCTTGGTGCGCGCAGGGTTGGGGATTGGGCACGTGAATTCCGGGGTGGTGATCCTAGGTGGCGGGCTGCGCATTTGGCTCTCCGACGAGCAGTGTTGCAGTGGTTTTGACGTCGCGTCTTGGTCATGTGGATCGCGAGGTGTCTGGTGGCGGGTGGTCTTGGCGCGGCTGGTGTATTCGAAGGCGGCTAGACCGTGATCTAGATTTGGAGTTCCTCTTCCGCCGTGGGTGGTCCAAGTTCCCTCGGTGAGGTGTGAGAGAGGAGCCAAGCAAAAGCTTCATGCCTTTGGGCCAGTGGTGACGATGCTTCCAGGTGTCGTGTCCCTCTTGGGGCCGCCTTCTTGGCTTCCCTCCCCACCTTGCCAACGCCAAGGGTGAAAACCCTTGTCCGTTTTCGACGGGCGCGGTGCATCGTATCCCTCTCAGGTGAGTCGCTGGTGAGTGTGGGTGTACCCAGCCGCGTTGGCGTTTTGGGTTGGCTTGGGGCACCTCTTGGCCTAGCTTCAACTCGGACGACTAGCGGTCTTGTGTGCCCCTTCATTTACACGTGACGGCGTCTTCCTCCTACCGCTCCATCCCGCCGCAAGTCCGACAGGGCAGGGGGTCCTCTGCGGCGACATGGTTGAGTGGTTGTGACTTAGTCCTGTGGTTTTCTTCTCGTCGATGGACTTGGTTGTGTCTCAGGGTGGTCCGGCCTCTCATGTACTTTTACTCAACAACTAGCTGGTTGAGTCTAGTAGTGCATCTCTGGTGCTTGCTAGCGGCCTCCGGCTTGTATTTTGTCGTGTTTTTTCTTTGATCAGCATTTTTGAGGAATTCCTCAACACCTTGGCCATAAGCTTTATTTGTAAAGCGGGTCGAAAGCCTGTCTTCGAGAAGAATCGCACGTTTTACAAACAGTTACATCTTCGCCCTCTTTTGGGGAAACCAGGGATTAGGTGTAGTGTTGACAACTTGATGTCCCAGGTAAAGGCTGCACCAGTAGGCACATGAAATATAATTGTAGCCATTTCAATGTATGGAGAGCATGACAGACAAAGACTTGTCTGGTTTAGCCATTCACCGGGCCCACTGAAAGTAACAAGAAAATAGCTACTGCATGTCTATTTCGTCATCTCATTCAAAGAAACACGTGCACCTGCCTAATGATGGACACTGGACAGGTAGCAAATCTTGATAAAAATAATGAGATCCTGACTATACTTTTAATTTTGAGTTCTAGATAACTTCTGATAGACAAAAAAGGTTCTAGATATTCAAGAATACTCATTTTTGTTATATAAAAATATTGTTTCTGAAAAGCAATTACTAGTAAAGTCCTTCAAGTAGAATTGATAAATTAGTAAACATGATATGAGTATAGACAAAAAAACCCAGAAATAATCAATCTTACAGGACAAGAGGCAGTATCATCAGTTACAGATCAGCACCATATCATATCAGTAGCAGCTAGATAAATCTGCATAGCAATATGTGAGATCTTTCAAGATAGTTCGTACTATTGAAGCAGCAAAATCATTCAAACAAAGTAAATCACACGCTAATTATTTGGTTAGCACATCGACAAGAAGATCAATAAGTGTACCAAGAAGTAGGCTTTTCTCCTTTGTCTGGAATCTAAATATGGGGCCCATCAAGCAGGCAATAGATATGAGTTGGGTACGTCTAAACAAGGATCTCATGGCCGATTCAGCAAGACTGCAAAACAAGACGGAACTTCAAATAAACAAGGATCTCATGGCTGATTCAGCAAGACTGCAAAACAAGACGGAACTTCAAATAACATTGTATACAACTAACACTTTTGCCAGAAATCCACAATAATGGAGGCACAGTCTGTTCAGCCCTTAATGGTCCCAAGAAAAAGCGCAGTCCAATCAGTGTGAGCCGACAATATCTCGATGGCAGTAAATGGTAGGCATCAGAACACGCAGGCTTGGATTAGATTAGACTTGACAAGATATCTTGGAGAAACTTATTAACCATTCATCTGCACCAATGAGACGTAAACGAAGTCTTACTTGAACCACCAGACAAAAGAATATACCGAAAGATGATAAGTATGTGAAGAGTTGCTTCCGGAAATGACATCCATGGTTGTGGCCATGCTTGTTCACATTTGCTCAGGCATGTGGAAGGCACTGTATAACTAGGCTAGCAGAATGCAGCTCTCTGATGACGCTCACGATTGCTACAGATTCAAGAAGGCGAGAGGATAGTCATCGATGAAATGAATTCATATTGTGAGTCACAGCCACTTCAATGTAAGGACTGGATGGCAAAATAATGCACACCACAGACAGTTAACGGCTGAAGTGGATAGTAGCACTCGGTTTCACCCGAAGAATCGAACAAGGCTTccaaggagaaggtgtgatgcatCTTGCGGGCTGCGCGTGGCGAATGAACAGCTTCACACAAGCCCACAGAAAACACGAGCGTGCGCCCTGTTGTTTTCCTCATAGGGTATAAAACAGGAGCGGCTTCCTGTTTGTTTCCAAGATTCTCCCACTTTGACCCCCCAACCATGCATGTTTGTGAGCTGCAGCATATATATACAGGTGCCATCCTCGACACCTTCTGCATATAGAGTCGAGTAGCAAAGAATAGCAAAGGCAACCATGACTCAAGCTCATTCAAAATCTCACTTCCACCAATTCTGGGATGGGCTTCACATCAACGGGAGCAGCGACAGCTTCGCCATCGAGCTACTGCCGTCGCTTGGCGCAACCATAAACCACTCCAATAAGCTGAAGAAGTTCATCGTATCGCCCTACGATCCCCGCTACAGGTGAGGTTCACACGGCCTGCACCCTCCGTACCTTCCATGTTGCAAGAAGAAGAGAACAGCAGCAGCTGACATGGTTTCCTCTGCTTTTTTTCTGTGTCTCTCTCTCAGATTCTGGGAGCTGTTCCTCATAGTCCTAGTTGTTTATTCCGCCTGGGTTTGCCCGTTTGAACTGGCATTCTTGAGGAACTTGCCGTCTAAGCTTGTGCTAGTTGAGAACATTGTCAatggcttctttgccattgatatTGTTATGACATTCTTTGTAGCTTATGTTGACAGTAAAACACATCTTCTTGTGGACGATCGGAAGAGAATTGCAGTAAGGTTCGCACCTGGTTCATAATTTGTTTCGTCTTAATAACCCCACATTTGGAGCTGAAAAGGCCCAGGTGATTCTGTCCTGGCATTAACAAAATATGATCTGATCCTCCGCAGATATCTATCAACTTGGTTCATATTTGATGTATGCTCAACAGCTCCATTTCAACCCATCATCCTTCTGTTCACACACAAGGGAAATGACCTTTCCTTTAAGGTTCTCAATCTGCTTAGGTTGTGGCGTCTTAACAGAGTCAGCACGCTGTTTGCCAGGTTAACATCTTCTCCAGATTCTTCATGTTTGAATGATGAATGACAAATGGCACAAATTTGATCATCTACTTTTAACCAGGCTGGAGAAGGATATCCGATTCAACTATTTCTGGACTAGGTGCTCAAAGCTTATTTCTGTAAGTCTTCCAGAAATATTACTACGTATAATTTTTACCGTCACCTTCAAAAGTTTCAACCATGCAAAATATTAATTATTATATTCCCAGGAGAACAAAAAATCACTGACTATAAAATACGTAACGATCAAATGCAGGTCACCCTCTTTGCGGTGCATTGCGCGGGATGCTTCAACTATATGCTTGCTGACAGATACCCCTACCCAGAGAATACATGGATTGGTGCCGTGATGCCTACATTCAGATCAGAGAGCCTATGGACTAGATATGTTACTGCTCTGTACTGGTCCATTACGACGCTGACAACAACAGGATATGGGGACTTGCATGCTGAGAACCCAAGGGAGATGCTCTTTGATATTTTCTAT encodes the following:
- the LOC123144191 gene encoding potassium channel KAT1 isoform X3, which encodes MTQAHSKSHFHQFWDGLHINGSSDSFAIELLPSLGATINHSNKLKKFIVSPYDPRYRFWELFLIVLVVYSAWVCPFELAFLRNLPSKLVLVENIVNGFFAIDIVMTFFVAYVDSKTHLLVDDRKRIAVRYLSTWFIFDVCSTAPFQPIILLFTHKGNDLSFKVLNLLRLWRLNRVSTLFARLEKDIRFNYFWTRCSKLISVTLFAVHCAGCFNYMLADRYPYPENTWIGAVMPTFRSESLWTRYVTALYWSITTLTTTGYGDLHAENPREMLFDIFYMLFNLGLTAYLIGNMTNLVVHGTSRTQKFRDSIYAASEFAARNQLPVSIKEQMLSHFCLQFKTEGYNQKTMLNGLPKGIRSSIAYSLFFPILRRAYLFHGVSNSFIAELVMEVQPEYFPPKEDIILQNEGAADIYLIVSGAVNMITTINGNEQVYAKVTNGDMFGEDKTQRGHSKSQGRQ
- the LOC123144191 gene encoding potassium channel KAT1 isoform X2, with the translated sequence MTQAHSKSHFHQFWDGLHINGSSDSFAIELLPSLGATINHSNKLKKFIVSPYDPRYRFWELFLIVLVVYSAWVCPFELAFLRNLPSKLVLVENIVNGFFAIDIVMTFFVAYVDSKTHLLVDDRKRIAVRYLSTWFIFDVCSTAPFQPIILLFTHKGNDLSFKVLNLLRLWRLNRVSTLFARLEKDIRFNYFWTRCSKLISVTLFAVHCAGCFNYMLADRYPYPENTWIGAVMPTFRSESLWTRYVTALYWSITTLTTTGYGDLHAENPREMLFDIFYMLFNLGLTAYLIGNMTNLVVHGTSRTQKFRDSIYAASEFAARNQLPVSIKEQMLSHFCLQFKTEGYNQKTMLNGLPKGIRSSIAYSLFFPILRRAYLFHGVSNSFIAELVMEVQPEYFPPKEDIILQNEGAADIYLIVSGAVNMITTINGNEQQVYAKVTNGDMFGEDKTQRGHSKSQGRQ